A region of Thermococcus barossii DNA encodes the following proteins:
- a CDS encoding DUF7128 family protein: MVAVAELRAVIFYDRDGTRYYRCPRCGMLFRNSRDYTRHVNKAHGHLFRK; encoded by the coding sequence GTGGTGGCAGTGGCGGAGCTGAGGGCGGTTATATTCTACGACCGCGACGGCACCCGCTACTACCGCTGCCCGCGCTGTGGTATGCTCTTCAGAAACTCCAGGGACTACACGAGGCACGTCAACAAGGCCCACGGACATCTCTTCAGGAAGTGA